The following proteins come from a genomic window of Geomonas sp. RF6:
- a CDS encoding CAAX prenyl protease-related protein codes for MTKTAARVSGFNYAIISRTLPFALFMAFIAVDESVRFTGSHGWLSLPPGTLYYLYPLKAFSVAALLYLYRNHYPELRLRDLLDRRVSLASCIVGVVTFILWIYLDWTVSVVGGPAGFDPALLPEGAIRFAMTAVRVAGAVLVVPVMEELFWRSFLLRYIVDPDFESVPIGRFTWTSFAVSSLLFGLEHHLFVAGVTAGIIYNVLLYKTRSLAQCVLAHAVTNLALAGYVLLTHNWWLW; via the coding sequence ATGACTAAAACAGCCGCCAGAGTATCCGGCTTCAACTACGCGATCATATCTCGCACCCTCCCCTTCGCCCTCTTCATGGCTTTCATCGCCGTCGATGAGAGCGTGCGCTTTACCGGCAGCCACGGGTGGCTCAGCCTTCCTCCTGGGACACTGTACTACCTCTACCCGCTCAAGGCATTTTCCGTCGCGGCACTTCTCTATCTATACCGGAATCACTACCCTGAGTTGCGCCTCAGAGATCTCCTCGACAGGCGCGTGTCGCTGGCCTCCTGCATCGTCGGGGTTGTCACCTTCATCCTCTGGATTTACCTCGACTGGACCGTCTCCGTGGTCGGAGGTCCCGCGGGATTCGATCCGGCACTCCTGCCGGAAGGCGCGATCCGGTTTGCGATGACTGCGGTACGCGTGGCAGGCGCAGTCCTCGTGGTACCTGTCATGGAAGAGCTCTTCTGGCGCTCTTTCCTGCTCCGGTACATTGTCGACCCCGACTTCGAGTCCGTCCCCATCGGCCGCTTCACCTGGACGTCCTTTGCAGTCTCCAGCCTTCTCTTCGGGCTGGAGCACCACCTTTTCGTTGCCGGTGTCACTGCTGGAATAATTTACAACGTCCTCCTGTACAAAACCCGCAGCCTCGCCCAATGCGTCCTCGCCCACGCCGTCACAAACCTCGCCCTCGCCGGCTACGTGCTCCTGACCCATAACTGGTGGCTTTGGTAG
- a CDS encoding PEP-CTERM sorting domain-containing protein: protein MKRTLALMALVTTLTAGSAFALPYNDRPGDVVPGASSAGGELSLQQILNAKVKGPNNTENFYNAVTSQSTAALWKSVDANSSTFLVSLYTAHSNGKLGIYSQNGQEHFLIDRSQASPGTAATFSIVNGDLCDTDDNVLVPNFGNVFGFFWLDTVEQFKSYTEDDKNTTPALSSVRALTYQLLDGSSVTRMTKSGTTTEPMDGGDDWIIAFEDHPYGDYDYNDTVFLMKDISAVPEPGTMMLLGAGFLGLAIYGKRRKNA, encoded by the coding sequence ATGAAAAGGACACTGGCATTGATGGCACTTGTTACAACTCTCACCGCTGGCAGCGCGTTCGCGTTGCCATACAACGACAGGCCCGGGGATGTGGTTCCCGGTGCATCTTCTGCGGGTGGTGAACTTTCCCTCCAGCAGATTCTGAACGCCAAGGTCAAGGGCCCCAACAATACCGAGAACTTCTATAATGCGGTAACTAGCCAGTCGACGGCCGCTCTCTGGAAGAGTGTGGACGCCAACAGTTCCACCTTTCTGGTAAGCCTCTACACCGCGCATTCCAATGGCAAGCTCGGCATCTACTCCCAGAACGGGCAGGAGCATTTCCTGATCGACCGTAGCCAGGCAAGTCCTGGTACCGCCGCAACCTTCTCCATTGTGAACGGAGACCTCTGCGACACAGACGACAACGTTCTGGTGCCAAACTTTGGCAACGTCTTTGGCTTTTTCTGGCTCGATACCGTCGAACAATTTAAGTCGTACACCGAAGACGACAAGAACACCACCCCCGCTCTTTCCTCTGTGAGGGCTCTGACCTATCAACTGCTGGACGGCTCTTCGGTTACACGTATGACTAAATCCGGCACGACGACAGAGCCGATGGACGGCGGCGATGACTGGATCATCGCATTTGAAGATCACCCGTACGGCGACTATGACTACAACGACACAGTCTTCCTGATGAAGGACATCTCCGCAGTTCCGGAGCCGGGCACCATGATGCTGCTGGGCGCGGGGTTCCTCGGCCTTGCCATCTACGGGAAGCGCCGCAAGAATGCCTAG
- the prsT gene encoding XrtA/PEP-CTERM system TPR-repeat protein PrsT, whose translation MKFLTIMLLILLTCTACGSKTKEALYAEGVKKLKESNPAAAVVFFKNALEKDANFSDARFELGKAYAALGKNEQAEKEFQKVLSQNPSRDDVLLELARVKNASGKGDEAAALAEQYLAKHPGNVEGLEALGISCAVRKKYPEAQNYLLQALAADPKRSTTKLELASVTFAAGDAAKAKSLLTEVLQSEPRNFKALYLMATLEKRLGNSDAAAAIYQKIVQLDENQINAQYKLGLLNLEKRDLAKADAAADDMIKKYPKKGDGYRLKGLVSFYRKNYTEAMASLQQSLKLSPTLEGYHFLGLCYYNKGELENALSQFRIILDRVPTSRQARLMTAETLLAQKRTEDAITEIKRVIAADDSDAVAHNLLGTAYMSQGMFNEAMRELNRATQLDPKLVTAHLKKGYFYFSRGKNEEGETELATAVQAAPNVLNTRLLLASYYQRQGKSAKALSVLQAGLNGGKGDAPLYNAVAALQFSGGQKAEGVKALENAKRVDPSFPASYHNLAGYYAASGDYPRAIAELGELLKKDPKNMRGLLGIATLSEVSGKDAEALRYYQKAAETNAPEGILALAGYHQKKGAPQKALSAIDDALKQNNRVVPLLEAKGRILLSQKETSKAIKVFDEVEALDQEKGIALKISAYVAARNGAKAIDEAGRLIAKHPGGAQGYLLLASVYQGVNDLNSAIAEANKAVKADPKSVEARLMLGRLHQAKKDFTSAAAYYQEALKVKPDSVPAQFAVASLLDATGKKKEAVARYRAIVDHGESYVPALNNLAYLYADGYGKKEEALRLAITAFKLQPGDAGVLDTLGYALLKNGRYPDSIKALERAATLMPSDPTVKYHLGLAYHQSGNKAKAQQALAQCLSLGECADTPAARTLLAQVKK comes from the coding sequence ATGAAGTTCCTTACGATAATGCTGCTCATCTTGCTGACCTGCACCGCTTGCGGAAGCAAGACCAAAGAGGCGCTGTACGCAGAAGGGGTAAAAAAGCTCAAGGAATCGAACCCGGCCGCTGCGGTGGTGTTCTTCAAGAACGCGCTGGAAAAGGACGCGAACTTCAGCGATGCCCGCTTCGAACTGGGAAAGGCGTACGCGGCGCTCGGCAAAAACGAGCAGGCGGAAAAGGAGTTCCAGAAGGTCCTGAGCCAGAACCCCTCCCGCGACGACGTCCTGCTTGAACTCGCGCGGGTGAAGAATGCGTCGGGAAAGGGTGACGAGGCGGCTGCCCTCGCGGAGCAGTACCTCGCCAAGCACCCGGGGAATGTCGAGGGGCTCGAGGCGCTCGGCATCTCCTGCGCGGTGCGCAAGAAGTATCCGGAAGCGCAAAACTACCTCCTGCAGGCGCTGGCCGCCGATCCGAAACGGAGCACCACCAAGCTAGAGCTCGCTTCTGTCACCTTCGCCGCGGGAGATGCGGCAAAAGCGAAATCCCTCCTCACCGAAGTCCTCCAGTCCGAGCCGCGCAACTTCAAGGCTCTCTACCTCATGGCTACGCTCGAGAAGCGGCTCGGTAACAGCGACGCCGCGGCTGCCATCTATCAGAAAATAGTGCAGCTGGACGAGAACCAGATCAATGCACAGTACAAGCTCGGTCTCCTGAACCTGGAAAAACGGGACCTCGCCAAGGCCGATGCCGCGGCTGACGACATGATCAAGAAGTACCCCAAGAAGGGGGACGGCTACCGCCTGAAGGGGCTCGTCAGTTTCTACCGCAAAAACTACACGGAGGCGATGGCCTCCCTGCAGCAGTCCCTCAAGCTCTCCCCGACCCTCGAGGGGTACCACTTCCTCGGGCTTTGCTACTACAACAAGGGGGAGCTGGAAAACGCCCTCAGCCAGTTCAGGATCATCCTCGACCGGGTCCCCACCTCGCGCCAGGCGAGGCTCATGACAGCAGAAACCCTCCTTGCCCAGAAAAGGACGGAAGACGCCATCACGGAAATCAAGAGGGTCATCGCCGCCGACGATTCCGATGCAGTCGCCCACAACCTGCTCGGCACAGCCTACATGTCCCAGGGGATGTTCAACGAGGCGATGCGCGAGCTGAACCGTGCCACGCAGCTCGATCCGAAGCTCGTCACCGCGCATCTTAAAAAAGGGTACTTCTACTTCAGCAGAGGGAAGAATGAAGAGGGGGAAACGGAGCTTGCCACAGCCGTGCAGGCGGCACCGAACGTCCTCAACACCCGTCTCCTCCTGGCCTCCTACTACCAGAGGCAGGGGAAGAGCGCGAAGGCGCTCTCGGTGCTGCAGGCAGGGCTGAACGGCGGGAAGGGGGATGCGCCCCTTTACAACGCCGTTGCCGCACTCCAGTTTTCTGGCGGACAGAAGGCCGAGGGGGTGAAGGCGCTGGAGAATGCCAAGCGGGTCGACCCCTCCTTTCCTGCCTCCTACCACAACCTTGCCGGCTACTACGCCGCCTCCGGCGATTACCCGCGCGCCATCGCCGAACTGGGCGAGCTTCTGAAGAAAGATCCGAAAAACATGCGGGGTCTCCTCGGCATCGCGACTCTCAGCGAGGTCAGCGGCAAGGACGCCGAGGCCCTGCGCTATTATCAGAAAGCTGCGGAGACAAACGCTCCGGAAGGGATCCTCGCCCTCGCGGGTTACCATCAGAAGAAGGGGGCTCCGCAAAAGGCGCTCTCGGCCATCGATGACGCACTGAAGCAGAACAACCGGGTGGTACCTCTCCTGGAGGCGAAAGGGCGGATACTTCTCTCCCAGAAGGAGACGAGCAAGGCTATTAAAGTATTCGACGAGGTGGAAGCCCTCGACCAGGAGAAAGGTATAGCACTGAAGATTTCCGCCTATGTCGCTGCCCGCAACGGAGCAAAAGCGATCGACGAGGCAGGGAGACTGATCGCCAAACACCCGGGGGGAGCGCAAGGGTATCTCCTTCTTGCTTCGGTGTACCAGGGGGTGAACGATCTGAACTCCGCCATAGCAGAGGCGAACAAGGCGGTAAAGGCGGATCCGAAGAGTGTGGAGGCGCGCCTCATGCTCGGGAGGCTTCATCAGGCGAAGAAGGATTTCACGTCGGCGGCCGCCTACTATCAGGAGGCTCTGAAGGTAAAACCGGACTCGGTTCCCGCGCAATTTGCCGTCGCGTCACTTCTGGACGCCACCGGAAAGAAGAAGGAGGCGGTGGCGAGGTATCGGGCGATCGTGGATCACGGCGAGAGCTATGTTCCGGCGCTCAACAATCTCGCCTACCTCTACGCCGACGGATACGGCAAGAAGGAAGAAGCGCTCCGGCTGGCGATCACCGCTTTCAAGCTGCAGCCGGGAGATGCGGGGGTGCTCGACACCCTTGGTTATGCACTTCTGAAAAACGGCCGCTACCCCGACTCCATAAAGGCCCTCGAGCGTGCGGCGACCCTCATGCCCTCCGATCCGACCGTGAAATACCACCTGGGGCTCGCCTACCATCAGAGCGGCAACAAAGCGAAGGCGCAGCAGGCGCTGGCGCAGTGCCTCTCCCTTGGGGAGTGCGCCGACACACCCGCTGCCCGGACGTTACTGGCACAGGTAAAGAAGTAG